One window of Triticum dicoccoides isolate Atlit2015 ecotype Zavitan chromosome 5A, WEW_v2.0, whole genome shotgun sequence genomic DNA carries:
- the LOC119302725 gene encoding uncharacterized protein LOC119302725 isoform X2 translates to MVCSVWRCLRGRRRCLVVSLRSLLANSQTVVLRPVKKEFSEGEGGAEGDGSNQSESKKFEAVRRHKSRVLNYVKAMLMCKSLRVTSSMAIIFPPTSFRPWRPGEGGAAAHSTLRCRAAREPGREASMRCRTAREPSSEATMRCRDRGRRAGRRQGC, encoded by the exons ATGGTGTGTTCCGTGTGGCGCTGCCTTCGCGGCCGCCGCCGTTGCCTTGTTGTGTCTCTGAGGTCCCTGCTCGCCAACTCACAGACGGTTGTTCTCCGACCAGTTAAAAAAGA ATTTTCTGAAGGAGAAGGAGGTGCCGAAGGGGATGGGAGCAACCAGTCTGAATCGAAGA AATTTGAAGCGGTCAGAAGACATAAGAGCCGGGTCCTAAACTATGTTAAGGCCATGCTGATGTGTAAGAGTTTGCGGGTGACATCCTCCATGGCAATCATATTCCCTCCAACATCCTTCAGGCCATGGCGACCAG GTGAAGGAGGAGCGGCCGCCCACTCGACGTTGCGGTGTAGGGCGGCGAGGGAGCCCGGCAGGGAGGCCTCAATGCGCTGCAGGACGGCGAGGGAACCGTCCAGCGAGGCGACGATGCGATGCAGGGATCGAGgccgccgtgcagggaggcgacagGGCTGCTGA
- the LOC119302725 gene encoding uncharacterized protein LOC119302725 isoform X1, giving the protein MVCSVWRCLRGRRRCLVVSLRSLLANSQTVVLRPVKKEFSEGEGGAEGDGSNQSESKRTDGMSCHEEFEAVRRHKSRVLNYVKAMLMCKSLRVTSSMAIIFPPTSFRPWRPGEGGAAAHSTLRCRAAREPGREASMRCRTAREPSSEATMRCRDRGRRAGRRQGC; this is encoded by the exons ATGGTGTGTTCCGTGTGGCGCTGCCTTCGCGGCCGCCGCCGTTGCCTTGTTGTGTCTCTGAGGTCCCTGCTCGCCAACTCACAGACGGTTGTTCTCCGACCAGTTAAAAAAGA ATTTTCTGAAGGAGAAGGAGGTGCCGAAGGGGATGGGAGCAACCAGTCTGAATCGAAGA GAACTGATGGCATGTCCTGCCATGAAGAATTTGAAGCGGTCAGAAGACATAAGAGCCGGGTCCTAAACTATGTTAAGGCCATGCTGATGTGTAAGAGTTTGCGGGTGACATCCTCCATGGCAATCATATTCCCTCCAACATCCTTCAGGCCATGGCGACCAG GTGAAGGAGGAGCGGCCGCCCACTCGACGTTGCGGTGTAGGGCGGCGAGGGAGCCCGGCAGGGAGGCCTCAATGCGCTGCAGGACGGCGAGGGAACCGTCCAGCGAGGCGACGATGCGATGCAGGGATCGAGgccgccgtgcagggaggcgacagGGCTGCTGA
- the LOC119302725 gene encoding uncharacterized protein LOC119302725 isoform X3, protein MVCSVWRCLRGRRRCLVVSLRSLLANSQTVVLRPVKKEFSEGEGGAEGDGSNQSESKRTDGMSCHEEFEAVRRHKSRVLNYVKAMLMCKSLRVTSSMAIIFPPTSFRPWRPGQRS, encoded by the exons ATGGTGTGTTCCGTGTGGCGCTGCCTTCGCGGCCGCCGCCGTTGCCTTGTTGTGTCTCTGAGGTCCCTGCTCGCCAACTCACAGACGGTTGTTCTCCGACCAGTTAAAAAAGA ATTTTCTGAAGGAGAAGGAGGTGCCGAAGGGGATGGGAGCAACCAGTCTGAATCGAAGA GAACTGATGGCATGTCCTGCCATGAAGAATTTGAAGCGGTCAGAAGACATAAGAGCCGGGTCCTAAACTATGTTAAGGCCATGCTGATGTGTAAGAGTTTGCGGGTGACATCCTCCATGGCAATCATATTCCCTCCAACATCCTTCAGGCCATGGCGACCAG GTCAAAGAAGTTGA